Proteins encoded together in one Rhodospirillaceae bacterium window:
- a CDS encoding extracellular solute-binding protein, with protein MIVAAGIPPTAIREVRMTKKTLTSAQATMRAAMLSRRKVLQSATAIGAVGLTAPFFSKNAFSSSGELNLLMWSDEFPDPVIPNFEKATGIKVNQTPFSQNEEQINKLQATGGEGFDLCQPTRNRAPQYKDLAVLAPFDTNKIKNSGNVIPSFLESAASLWTWEDGLYYVPHVWGTEALSYRTDLYPGDATKLSYGSLWDEAVKGHTQGRGHSFLLGIGLWWDGSGKMPSNRMQDGYKDEASFKKLWDPILAFAIENKAFVKQFWDSADNTKSGLMENDVWIGQTWDGPPLSLKKEGKPVNYTAPSEGAIAWLDGLSLMKAAKNTDQVYEFINYLLTPEVSGQLAEGSSYNPVVTGADAFTSDVYKKNFQDAFPGDALSKVWHWPAEPTWYAEIRSQYVQQFQAA; from the coding sequence ATGATTGTCGCGGCGGGCATTCCGCCCACCGCCATCAGGGAGGTTCGAATGACAAAGAAGACGTTGACTTCCGCGCAGGCGACAATGCGCGCTGCCATGCTGTCTCGCCGCAAAGTACTTCAGTCCGCAACGGCTATCGGTGCCGTCGGGCTGACCGCCCCGTTCTTTTCCAAGAATGCCTTTTCGTCCTCGGGCGAACTCAACCTGCTGATGTGGTCGGACGAGTTCCCGGATCCGGTGATTCCGAACTTCGAAAAAGCCACCGGCATCAAGGTGAACCAGACCCCGTTCTCGCAGAACGAAGAGCAGATCAACAAGCTGCAGGCGACCGGCGGTGAAGGCTTCGACCTCTGCCAGCCGACCCGCAACCGCGCGCCCCAGTACAAGGATCTTGCCGTTCTGGCGCCGTTCGACACCAACAAGATAAAGAACTCGGGTAACGTGATCCCGTCGTTCCTGGAGAGCGCCGCCAGCCTGTGGACCTGGGAAGATGGCCTCTATTACGTGCCGCATGTCTGGGGCACTGAGGCACTCTCCTATCGCACTGATCTCTATCCGGGCGATGCCACCAAGCTCAGCTACGGCTCGCTGTGGGATGAAGCGGTGAAAGGCCATACCCAGGGCCGCGGCCATTCCTTCCTCCTCGGCATCGGCCTGTGGTGGGATGGGTCGGGCAAGATGCCCTCCAACCGCATGCAGGACGGCTACAAGGACGAAGCATCGTTCAAGAAGCTGTGGGATCCGATCCTTGCTTTCGCGATCGAAAACAAGGCCTTCGTGAAGCAGTTCTGGGATTCGGCCGATAACACCAAGTCGGGCCTGATGGAGAACGACGTCTGGATCGGCCAGACCTGGGACGGCCCGCCGCTGTCGCTGAAGAAGGAAGGCAAGCCCGTCAACTACACCGCCCCCTCCGAAGGCGCCATCGCCTGGCTCGACGGTTTGTCGCTGATGAAGGCGGCGAAGAACACCGACCAAGTCTATGAGTTCATCAACTACCTGCTGACCCCCGAGGTCTCGGGTCAGTTGGCAGAAGGCTCAAGCTACAACCCGGTGGTCACCGGTGCCGACGCCTTCACCTCGGACGTCTATAAGAAGAACTTCCAGGATGCCTTCCCGGGCGATGCGCTGAGCAAAGTCTGGCATTGGCCGGCCGAGCCGACCTGGTACGCGGAAATCCGCAGCCAGTACGTGCAGCAGTTCCAGGCTGCCTAA
- a CDS encoding aspartate aminotransferase family protein, whose product MSNRTTKSFEATQFKPTPNNLEAFFMPFTSNRHFKSNPRLFVKAEGMHFTNIDGKQVLDATAGLWCVNAGHGRKEISEAVSRQIAEMDYCPPFQMAHPAAFELASRVAALAPTGLDHVFFTNSGSESVDTALKIALAYQRAKGQGTRTRLIGRERGYHGVGFGGISVGGMVNNRKWFGTALGGVDHLPHTYNAKEMAYSKGQPAWGAHLAEDLERLVALHDASSIAAVIVEPVAGSTGVLIPPKGYLEKLREICTKHGIVLIFDEVITGFGRLGTNFGADYFGVTPDLITCAKGLTNGSIPMGGVIVSKDIYDTFMGTSAENAIELFHGYTYSAHPVACAAGLAVLDIYKNEGLFDRVKDLAPYWESAIHSLKGTKHVIDLRNVGLVGAIELESRPGKPGARAMDAFLKAYEKGMLIRVTGDIIAMSPPFIVEKSHIDQAVSIMADVLKSID is encoded by the coding sequence ATGTCGAACCGCACCACGAAATCTTTCGAGGCTACGCAATTCAAGCCGACGCCCAACAATCTTGAAGCTTTCTTCATGCCGTTCACTTCGAACCGGCATTTCAAGAGCAACCCCCGCTTGTTCGTCAAAGCTGAAGGGATGCACTTCACTAATATCGACGGCAAGCAAGTGCTCGATGCCACTGCCGGCCTGTGGTGCGTGAATGCCGGTCACGGGCGCAAGGAGATTTCGGAAGCGGTTTCTCGGCAGATCGCGGAAATGGACTACTGCCCGCCTTTCCAGATGGCGCATCCAGCTGCCTTTGAACTCGCCTCGCGCGTCGCCGCCTTGGCGCCGACGGGCCTCGACCATGTCTTCTTCACCAATTCCGGTTCGGAATCAGTCGACACGGCCCTGAAGATCGCCCTCGCCTATCAGCGTGCCAAAGGCCAGGGCACACGTACACGCCTCATCGGCCGTGAGCGCGGCTATCATGGCGTCGGCTTCGGCGGTATTTCCGTGGGCGGCATGGTCAACAACCGCAAATGGTTCGGCACCGCCTTGGGCGGCGTCGATCATCTGCCGCACACCTACAACGCCAAGGAAATGGCCTACAGCAAGGGCCAGCCCGCCTGGGGCGCCCACCTCGCCGAGGATCTCGAACGCCTGGTGGCCCTCCATGACGCGAGTTCCATTGCAGCCGTCATCGTCGAGCCGGTCGCCGGATCGACTGGCGTCCTCATTCCGCCGAAAGGCTATCTCGAGAAGCTGCGCGAGATCTGCACGAAGCACGGTATCGTCCTTATCTTCGACGAGGTCATCACCGGTTTCGGTCGCCTGGGCACCAATTTCGGCGCCGACTATTTCGGTGTGACGCCCGACCTCATCACCTGCGCCAAGGGCCTCACCAACGGCTCGATCCCGATGGGTGGTGTCATCGTTTCGAAGGACATCTACGACACCTTCATGGGCACTTCGGCCGAGAACGCGATCGAGCTGTTCCACGGCTACACCTACTCGGCCCATCCGGTTGCCTGCGCGGCCGGCCTCGCCGTTCTCGACATCTACAAGAATGAAGGCCTATTCGACCGCGTGAAGGATCTGGCACCGTATTGGGAGAGTGCCATCCACAGCCTCAAGGGCACCAAGCATGTCATCGATCTGCGCAATGTCGGCTTGGTCGGCGCGATCGAGTTGGAATCGCGCCCCGGCAAGCCCGGCGCGCGCGCCATGGATGCTTTCCTGAAGGCCTATGAAAAGGGCATGTTGATCCGCGTCACCGGCGACATCATCGCCATGTCGCCGCCCTTCATCGTGGAAAAGAGCCACATCGACCAGGCTGTGTCGATCATGGCCGACGTCCTCAAATCGATCGACTAA
- a CDS encoding VOC family protein, translating into MRPRISLVTLGVCDLARARRFYETGLGWKPSSASNDDVVFFQLAGGMGLGLFPRSSLAKDAHISEAGTGFGGITLAQNLASKAEVDRVIATAVAAGGTLLKAAEDVFWGGYSGYFADPDGHAWEIAWNPFFPLSEDGGITLP; encoded by the coding sequence ATTCGACCGAGAATCAGCCTCGTCACCTTGGGTGTCTGCGATCTCGCGCGTGCGAGACGGTTTTATGAAACGGGCTTGGGGTGGAAGCCATCCAGCGCCAGCAATGACGATGTCGTGTTCTTCCAACTGGCGGGTGGCATGGGCCTCGGCCTTTTCCCCCGGTCATCCCTTGCAAAGGATGCGCATATCTCGGAAGCCGGCACCGGCTTCGGCGGCATCACGCTGGCGCAGAACCTCGCATCAAAGGCCGAGGTCGACCGCGTCATTGCGACGGCGGTAGCAGCTGGCGGCACGTTGCTGAAGGCGGCGGAGGATGTGTTCTGGGGCGGCTATTCCGGCTATTTCGCCGATCCCGATGGCCATGCCTGGGAGATTGCGTGGAACCCGTTCTTCCCGCTTTCCGAGGACGGCGGGATCACGCTGCCCTAG
- a CDS encoding ABC transporter ATP-binding protein: MSAGVELDRVTVRFGEFTAVDNATLDIKGGEFFSFLGPSGCGKTTILRTVSGFLEPSSGHVRIGGQDMSGIGPNKRPTALIFQNLALFPLMTVAENISYGLRVRGVDKASRRKKADELLDLIALAGQGDKLVSELSGGQKQRVAIARALAVQPKVLLLDEPLSALDLKLRQHMRSELRSIQQKVGITFIYITHDQGEALTMSDRIAVMSDGVIQQVGDGKAVYDAPATAFVASFVGENNPFPGTVAQADDSYATVDTQFGRLRGRNPRGLKAGDKAILFVRPESARLGQGAADTTFTSTVKNVAFEGNMTHVYLEGAAKKDVTVSVGRRSSMPIPAPHEATPITYDADLGIILPEGMLARE; this comes from the coding sequence ATGAGTGCGGGCGTCGAGCTTGACCGGGTAACGGTCCGCTTCGGTGAGTTTACGGCTGTCGATAACGCGACACTCGACATCAAGGGCGGCGAATTCTTCTCCTTTCTGGGGCCGTCTGGCTGCGGCAAGACGACAATCCTGCGCACTGTGTCAGGGTTTCTTGAGCCATCTTCCGGGCATGTCAGGATTGGTGGCCAGGACATGTCGGGGATCGGTCCCAACAAGCGGCCGACTGCCCTTATCTTTCAGAACCTGGCGCTGTTTCCATTGATGACGGTTGCCGAGAATATCAGCTACGGGCTGCGTGTCCGGGGCGTCGACAAGGCGTCGCGCAGGAAGAAGGCCGACGAGTTGCTCGACCTTATCGCGCTGGCGGGGCAGGGCGACAAACTGGTCAGCGAGCTATCCGGTGGTCAGAAGCAGCGTGTCGCGATTGCGCGCGCTCTGGCCGTCCAGCCGAAAGTGCTGCTGCTTGATGAGCCGCTGTCGGCGCTCGACCTAAAGCTGCGCCAGCATATGCGCAGTGAATTGCGCAGCATTCAGCAGAAGGTCGGTATCACCTTCATCTACATTACGCATGACCAGGGCGAAGCTCTGACCATGTCCGACCGCATCGCGGTGATGAGTGATGGCGTGATCCAGCAGGTCGGCGACGGCAAGGCCGTCTATGACGCGCCCGCGACGGCCTTTGTCGCTTCGTTCGTCGGTGAGAACAATCCCTTTCCCGGGACGGTGGCGCAGGCCGATGACAGCTATGCCACGGTCGACACACAGTTCGGCAGGCTGAGGGGCCGAAACCCGCGGGGCCTGAAGGCCGGGGACAAGGCCATTCTGTTCGTGCGGCCGGAATCGGCGCGGCTGGGTCAGGGTGCAGCCGACACCACTTTCACGTCAACGGTGAAGAACGTCGCCTTTGAAGGCAACATGACTCACGTCTACCTTGAAGGCGCGGCCAAGAAGGACGTCACGGTTTCCGTCGGCCGCCGCAGCAGCATGCCGATTCCGGCACCGCACGAGGCGACGCCCATCACCTATGACGCCGATCTCGGCATCATCCTGCCCGAAGGGATGCTTGCCCGTGAGTAG
- a CDS encoding aspartate aminotransferase family protein, translated as MKRNSTAEWQAQDRQHLHPFTYHNELGKLGARVIAKAEGTYLFDSDGNKMLDAFAGLWCVNIGYGRKTIADVAHAQLLELPYYNTFFKTTHPPVAELSKLLVDMTPKQFNHVFYGLSGSDANDTIVRMVRTYWNLKKQPKKKTIISRINGYHGSTMVAASLGGMSYMHELADLPLPGHAHIKQPYWYGEGAGMTPDEFGLAAAKALEDKILELGAENIAAFIGEPIQGAGGVIIPPATYWPEIQKICKKYDLLLIADEVICGFGRTGYMFASEPFKIEADFMTLAKGLTSGYMPLSAIMVADRVAEVINSYGDFNHGFTYSGHPVSCAVAIENIRIIREEKLVENVHDVTGPYLAKRLEELRDHPLVGEVRSMGFVGAIELVKDKKTHRTFEPLGQTGTICRDHCVRNGLVMRATRDTMLMSPPLTWTQEHVDEFMKLAKIALDATAKDVGVK; from the coding sequence ATGAAGCGCAACAGCACCGCCGAATGGCAGGCCCAGGACCGGCAGCATCTGCATCCGTTCACCTACCACAATGAACTTGGCAAACTCGGTGCCCGCGTCATCGCCAAGGCCGAGGGCACCTATCTATTCGATTCTGACGGCAACAAAATGCTCGACGCCTTTGCGGGTCTCTGGTGCGTCAACATCGGCTATGGCCGCAAGACGATCGCCGACGTGGCTCATGCGCAGCTCCTCGAACTGCCCTATTACAATACCTTCTTCAAGACAACCCACCCGCCGGTGGCCGAGCTTTCCAAGCTACTGGTCGACATGACCCCCAAGCAGTTCAACCATGTCTTCTATGGCCTCTCTGGCTCGGATGCGAACGACACTATCGTGCGCATGGTGCGTACCTATTGGAACCTCAAGAAGCAGCCGAAGAAGAAGACGATCATCAGCCGCATCAACGGCTATCATGGTTCGACCATGGTGGCGGCGTCGCTCGGCGGCATGAGCTACATGCATGAACTGGCAGATCTGCCCTTGCCCGGCCATGCCCACATCAAGCAGCCTTACTGGTATGGCGAAGGCGCCGGCATGACGCCGGATGAATTCGGCCTTGCCGCGGCGAAAGCGCTTGAAGACAAGATCCTCGAACTGGGCGCCGAGAACATTGCCGCCTTCATCGGCGAACCGATCCAGGGCGCCGGCGGCGTCATCATCCCGCCGGCAACTTACTGGCCGGAGATCCAGAAGATCTGCAAGAAATACGACCTGCTCCTGATCGCCGATGAAGTCATCTGCGGTTTTGGTCGCACCGGCTACATGTTCGCGTCCGAGCCGTTCAAGATCGAAGCCGACTTCATGACGCTCGCCAAAGGCCTCACCTCCGGCTACATGCCGCTCTCGGCCATCATGGTGGCTGACCGTGTCGCCGAAGTCATCAACTCCTACGGCGATTTCAATCACGGCTTCACCTATTCCGGCCATCCGGTTTCTTGTGCGGTCGCGATCGAAAACATCCGCATCATCCGCGAAGAGAAACTGGTCGAGAACGTACATGACGTGACCGGCCCCTATCTCGCCAAGCGCCTCGAGGAATTGCGCGACCATCCGCTGGTGGGCGAAGTCCGCTCCATGGGCTTCGTCGGTGCCATCGAACTGGTGAAGGACAAGAAGACCCACCGGACCTTCGAGCCCTTGGGCCAGACCGGCACCATCTGCCGTGATCATTGCGTCAGGAATGGCCTCGTCATGCGGGCGACCCGCGACACCATGCTGATGTCGCCGCCGCTCACCTGGACGCAGGAACATGTCGACGAGTTCATGAAGCTCGCCAAGATTGCCCTGGATGCCACGGCAAAGGATGTCGGCGTGAAGTAA
- a CDS encoding glutamine synthetase, whose amino-acid sequence MKYIDDWIAERKVDEVECLVPDMNGIPRGKILPATKFMKGVRDDGLRLPSSVFLQTVTGDYPDIEEDTMGSFQDPDVYLRPDPNTIRIVPWYKDPTAQVIHDCYDVNDKPVEHASRYVLKRVLELYDDKGWKPVVAPELEFYLVQVNTDPDLPLLPPIGKSGRAETGSQAYGIDAVNEFDHIFEDVYDYCERSEIDVDTLVHESGSAQMEINFNHGNPLELADQAFLFKRTVRQAAMKHGIYATFMSKPLANQPGSSMHIHQSVVEKRTGKTLFADSKGRDSAMFRAHVAGLQKYLPQLIPMLVPNVNSYRRLRPQFDAPINVQWGVDNRSCGLRVPVSSGPGRRIENRLAGADANPYLAMAASLVAGYLGMVERLKPTNLITGSAYRMAHTLPKTAQESLQRFMACKPIRPLLGDKFIKALWIVKMAELEAYQDVISSWEREHLLLNV is encoded by the coding sequence ATGAAGTATATAGACGATTGGATTGCCGAACGAAAAGTGGATGAGGTCGAATGCCTCGTCCCCGACATGAACGGGATTCCGCGCGGCAAGATCCTGCCCGCGACCAAGTTCATGAAGGGTGTCCGCGACGACGGCCTGCGTTTGCCGAGCTCCGTGTTCCTGCAGACTGTCACCGGCGACTATCCCGATATCGAGGAAGACACGATGGGTTCCTTCCAGGACCCGGACGTCTATCTGCGTCCGGATCCCAACACCATCCGTATCGTGCCCTGGTATAAGGACCCGACCGCGCAGGTCATTCACGATTGCTACGACGTCAACGACAAGCCCGTGGAACATGCCTCGCGCTATGTGCTGAAGCGTGTGCTCGAACTCTATGACGACAAGGGCTGGAAGCCGGTCGTGGCACCGGAGCTTGAATTTTATCTGGTGCAGGTCAACACCGACCCCGACCTGCCTTTGCTGCCGCCCATTGGCAAGTCGGGCCGTGCCGAGACGGGCAGCCAGGCTTACGGGATCGATGCGGTGAACGAGTTCGACCACATCTTCGAAGACGTTTATGACTACTGCGAGCGATCTGAGATCGACGTCGACACGCTGGTCCATGAATCGGGCTCGGCGCAGATGGAGATCAACTTCAATCACGGCAATCCGCTCGAACTCGCCGACCAGGCGTTCCTGTTCAAGCGCACCGTGCGCCAGGCGGCGATGAAGCACGGCATCTATGCCACCTTCATGTCGAAGCCGCTCGCCAACCAGCCGGGCTCGTCGATGCATATCCACCAATCGGTGGTGGAGAAGCGCACCGGCAAGACCCTGTTCGCCGATTCCAAGGGCCGCGATTCAGCGATGTTCCGCGCCCATGTCGCCGGCTTGCAGAAATACCTGCCGCAGCTCATCCCGATGCTGGTGCCGAACGTGAACTCATACCGTCGCCTGCGACCGCAGTTCGATGCACCGATCAACGTGCAATGGGGCGTCGACAACCGGTCGTGCGGCCTGCGCGTGCCGGTTTCCAGCGGGCCAGGCCGGCGTATCGAGAACCGGTTGGCCGGTGCCGATGCCAACCCCTATCTCGCCATGGCAGCCTCGCTGGTGGCGGGCTATCTCGGCATGGTCGAACGGTTGAAGCCGACCAATCTGATCACCGGCAGTGCCTATCGCATGGCTCACACGCTGCCCAAGACGGCTCAGGAATCGCTGCAGCGTTTCATGGCCTGCAAGCCGATCCGACCGCTCCTGGGCGACAAGTTCATCAAGGCGCTCTGGATCGTCAAAATGGCAGAGCTCGAAGCCTACCAGGACGTCATCAGCTCGTGGGAACGCGAGCATCTGTTGTTGAACGTCTGA
- the ald gene encoding alanine dehydrogenase, giving the protein MLIGVPKEIKNHEYRVGLVPSSVRELVHHGHKVMVETGAGEGIGLDDRAYKAAGAVIAKTAEDVFAKAEMIIKVKEPQPRETKMLRKGQIRYTYLHRAPDTVQTEGLIKSGCTAIAYETITNSRGGLPLLAPMSEVAGRMSVQVGAHYLEKAQGGAGILLGGVPGVAPAKVVVIGGGVSGTNAVRMAMGMEANVTVIDRSVDRLRQLDEMFGSKIYTCYSTLDAIEEHVIGADLVIGAVLVPGAAAPKLVSRKMIKQMRPGSVLVDIAIDQGGCFETSKATTHADPVYVVDGVIHYCVANMPGGLSRTSTFALNNATLPFALALADKGAKKALAADPHLMNGLNVHEGKITYKAVADDLKKKYVPAAEALGL; this is encoded by the coding sequence ATGCTTATCGGCGTTCCTAAAGAGATCAAGAACCACGAGTATCGCGTCGGCCTGGTGCCGTCGAGTGTGCGCGAACTCGTCCATCATGGCCACAAGGTCATGGTCGAGACTGGCGCCGGCGAAGGCATCGGCCTCGACGACCGCGCCTACAAGGCAGCTGGCGCAGTCATCGCCAAGACCGCCGAGGATGTCTTTGCCAAGGCCGAGATGATCATCAAGGTGAAGGAGCCGCAGCCCAGGGAAACCAAGATGCTCCGCAAGGGGCAGATCCGGTATACCTATCTGCATCGGGCGCCGGATACCGTGCAGACCGAAGGTTTGATCAAGTCGGGCTGCACCGCGATCGCCTATGAAACCATCACCAATTCCCGTGGCGGCCTGCCTTTGCTGGCGCCGATGTCGGAAGTCGCCGGCCGCATGTCGGTCCAGGTCGGTGCGCATTACCTGGAAAAGGCCCAGGGCGGCGCCGGCATCCTGCTGGGCGGTGTGCCGGGCGTGGCGCCGGCCAAGGTCGTCGTCATCGGCGGTGGCGTCTCCGGCACCAACGCGGTGCGCATGGCGATGGGGATGGAAGCCAATGTCACCGTCATCGACCGCTCGGTCGACCGCCTGCGCCAGCTCGATGAAATGTTCGGCAGCAAGATCTACACCTGCTATTCGACCCTCGACGCGATTGAAGAGCATGTCATCGGCGCCGACCTCGTCATCGGCGCGGTGCTGGTGCCGGGTGCCGCGGCACCGAAACTCGTCTCCCGCAAGATGATCAAGCAGATGCGCCCGGGTTCGGTCCTGGTCGACATCGCGATCGATCAGGGTGGCTGCTTCGAAACCTCGAAGGCCACGACCCACGCCGACCCGGTCTATGTCGTCGACGGCGTGATCCATTACTGTGTTGCCAACATGCCGGGCGGCCTTAGCCGCACCTCGACCTTCGCCCTCAACAACGCCACCCTGCCCTTCGCCCTGGCCCTGGCCGACAAGGGTGCCAAGAAGGCGCTGGCGGCGGATCCGCATCTCATGAACGGTCTTAACGTCCATGAAGGAAAGATCACCTACAAGGCCGTGGCCGACGACCTGAAGAAGAAGTACGTGCCGGCGGCCGAAGCCCTCGGCCTCTAA
- a CDS encoding CoA transferase, translating into MSGPLAGIRVFDLSRILAGPTATQILGDLGADVIKIERPGAGDDTRKWGPPFVKDVTGKDTQESGYYLSINRNKRSVTLDVSKPEGQEIAKRLIARSDIFVENFKVGDMARYGLAYDQIKYDFPRLIYCSITGFGQTGPYAPLAGYDFLAQGMGGIMSVTGDPDGQPTKVGVAITDIVCGIYSTVAILAALHHRTISGRGQFCDMSLLDSQVGYLANVGLHYLTSGEVPKRLGNEHPNIVPYSVVRCSDGFFILAVGNDSQFEKFCGFAGVPDWATDERFATNPARVRNRVLIYQMINALTEQKPQQYWIDGLNALGVPVGPVNNIDQVFKDPQVLAREMKISMPHATAGSGQVDLIGSPIKLSDTPVDYRLAPPVCGQDTDNVLRELLSMEDAEIAGLRARKII; encoded by the coding sequence ATGTCTGGACCGCTTGCCGGTATTCGCGTTTTTGATTTGAGCCGCATTCTGGCGGGACCCACGGCGACACAGATCTTGGGCGATCTCGGCGCCGATGTGATCAAGATCGAGCGGCCAGGTGCCGGCGACGACACGCGGAAATGGGGGCCGCCCTTTGTGAAGGACGTCACCGGCAAGGATACCCAGGAGAGCGGCTATTATCTCTCCATCAACCGCAACAAGCGCTCAGTGACCCTGGATGTCTCCAAGCCCGAAGGGCAGGAGATTGCCAAGCGCCTGATCGCACGCTCCGACATCTTCGTCGAGAATTTCAAGGTCGGCGACATGGCGCGCTATGGTCTCGCCTACGATCAGATCAAGTACGACTTCCCACGCCTGATCTATTGCTCGATCACCGGTTTCGGCCAGACTGGTCCCTATGCACCTTTGGCCGGCTATGACTTCCTGGCCCAGGGGATGGGCGGCATCATGAGTGTCACTGGCGATCCCGACGGCCAGCCGACCAAGGTCGGCGTCGCCATCACCGATATCGTCTGCGGCATCTACTCGACCGTGGCGATCCTGGCGGCCCTGCATCATCGGACAATTTCAGGTCGCGGCCAGTTCTGCGACATGAGCCTCCTTGATTCACAGGTCGGCTATCTCGCCAATGTCGGCCTGCACTACCTAACCTCAGGCGAGGTGCCGAAGCGGCTCGGCAATGAGCATCCCAACATCGTGCCCTATTCAGTCGTGCGCTGTTCGGATGGATTCTTCATCCTGGCGGTTGGCAATGATAGCCAGTTCGAAAAATTCTGCGGCTTTGCCGGGGTGCCGGATTGGGCGACCGACGAGCGTTTCGCCACCAATCCGGCGCGGGTGCGCAACCGCGTGCTGATCTATCAGATGATCAACGCGCTCACGGAGCAGAAGCCGCAGCAATATTGGATCGATGGTCTCAATGCGCTGGGCGTGCCGGTGGGGCCGGTCAATAACATCGACCAGGTCTTCAAGGATCCGCAGGTGCTGGCCCGCGAGATGAAGATCTCGATGCCGCATGCAACTGCCGGCTCCGGCCAAGTCGACCTCATCGGCAGCCCGATCAAGCTTTCGGACACACCGGTCGATTACCGCCTGGCGCCACCGGTCTGCGGTCAGGATACCGACAATGTGCTGCGCGAACTGTTGTCGATGGAGGATGCCGAGATTGCCGGTCTACGCGCGCGAAAGATTATCTGA
- a CDS encoding esterase-like activity of phytase family protein, producing MPGDPENVFYSVTDRGPNVDRDESTAKTFPQPDFVPSIQRIELGRDNTFRVAWMINIRDAEGSPITGLPNPLKSTRTELAYDQAGARLPFDPNGLDTEGLVRLSDGTFWLADEYAPSLVHVASNGRIIERLVPYGIEGDLAKAGYRIRAALPAILARRHLNRGFEGIAVSPDEAFLYAMMQNPLANPDVATYKHAKATRLFKIETATGKLVGEYVYELEPYQAFTDDHDANKQSDVRISELSAFAADKLVVLERVTHTTILYAVNLASGSNILGTEWDDASTVPTLEQVSLAGVGIKPLAKVKWLDSTERDDIPSKIEGVAIIPPDTLVIINDNDFGIEGAETKILRLMLPMPLV from the coding sequence GTGCCGGGCGATCCGGAGAATGTCTTCTATTCGGTGACAGATCGCGGCCCCAATGTCGATCGCGACGAATCGACGGCAAAGACCTTCCCGCAGCCGGATTTTGTGCCATCGATCCAACGCATCGAACTCGGCAGGGACAACACATTCCGCGTTGCCTGGATGATCAATATTCGCGATGCGGAAGGCAGCCCCATCACCGGACTGCCCAATCCGTTGAAAAGTACCAGGACCGAACTCGCCTATGATCAAGCTGGCGCGCGCCTGCCCTTCGATCCAAATGGACTTGATACCGAGGGCCTCGTGCGACTGTCGGATGGCACCTTCTGGTTGGCCGACGAATATGCACCGAGCCTGGTGCACGTGGCGTCGAATGGCAGGATCATTGAGCGGCTTGTGCCATATGGCATCGAAGGTGATCTCGCCAAGGCCGGCTACCGGATCCGTGCTGCTCTTCCGGCTATCCTTGCCAGGCGTCATCTCAACCGCGGTTTTGAAGGTATCGCTGTATCGCCGGATGAGGCGTTCCTCTATGCGATGATGCAGAATCCGCTCGCCAACCCGGATGTGGCCACCTACAAGCACGCCAAAGCCACGCGCCTCTTTAAGATCGAGACGGCGACCGGCAAGCTGGTCGGCGAATATGTCTATGAGTTGGAGCCCTACCAGGCCTTCACCGACGATCATGACGCCAACAAACAGTCCGATGTCCGCATCAGCGAACTCTCCGCCTTCGCGGCCGACAAGCTGGTCGTGCTGGAGCGGGTGACGCATACCACCATACTTTACGCGGTCAACCTGGCCTCCGGCAGCAATATCCTGGGGACGGAATGGGATGATGCCTCGACCGTGCCGACTCTGGAACAGGTGAGCCTCGCCGGCGTCGGCATCAAGCCACTTGCCAAGGTCAAATGGCTCGACAGTACCGAGCGCGATGATATTCCCAGCAAGATCGAAGGCGTGGCGATCATTCCGCCGGATACGCTGGTGATTATCAACGACAACGACTTCGGCATCGAAGGTGCGGAAACAAAGATACTGCGGCTCATGCTTCCCATGCCGTTGGTCTGA
- a CDS encoding cupin domain-containing protein: MDGNDGFDLGARLKALRDSHNLSQRELAKRAGVSNAIISMIEQNRSSPSVGMLKKLLDGFPMSLAEFFADDLKPRPQIFFGASELIELAGGAVSYRQVGRDMSGKAIQVMHEHYQPGADTGAQMLSHEAEEGGVIIRGRLEVTVGDQIRVLGPGDAYYFDSRTPHRFRNVGTEECEVVTANSPPSF; encoded by the coding sequence ATGGACGGAAATGACGGATTCGACCTCGGTGCGCGGCTCAAGGCGCTGCGCGATTCCCATAATTTGTCGCAACGGGAGTTGGCCAAACGGGCCGGGGTCTCCAATGCGATCATTTCGATGATCGAGCAGAACCGCTCCTCACCCTCGGTCGGCATGCTGAAGAAGCTCCTGGACGGCTTCCCCATGAGCCTGGCTGAGTTCTTTGCCGATGATTTGAAGCCCCGGCCGCAGATTTTCTTTGGCGCCTCTGAACTCATCGAGCTGGCCGGTGGCGCGGTTTCCTATCGCCAGGTCGGGCGGGACATGTCCGGCAAGGCCATCCAGGTTATGCATGAACATTACCAGCCGGGCGCAGATACCGGCGCCCAGATGCTCAGTCACGAGGCTGAAGAAGGGGGTGTCATCATCCGGGGCCGCCTTGAGGTCACTGTCGGTGATCAGATCCGCGTCCTCGGCCCGGGCGATGCCTATTATTTCGACAGCCGGACGCCGCACCGCTTCCGCAATGTCGGTACGGAAGAGTGCGAAGTCGTGACGGCCAATTCACCACCCAGCTTCTAG